Proteins encoded together in one Pontiella desulfatans window:
- a CDS encoding MltR family transcriptional regulator, with protein MAKKRIDLDIDKYQNMVKNYHEESDRAAAVLAGSFIEEFLRIFLRDQLRDDPVVDEMLEGYGPLATFSARIDILYAMGNIDKAIRSDLNFIRKIRNHFAHHPEQTSFDESPIRDFCSNLSTAKIGIDQNGKQHVPPNDRRLHYLLAIGMIVGQIHNAMLKEKTKKLPNNNGIVE; from the coding sequence ATGGCAAAAAAACGTATCGATCTAGATATAGATAAGTATCAAAACATGGTTAAGAATTACCATGAAGAATCTGACAGAGCAGCTGCTGTGCTTGCGGGAAGCTTCATTGAAGAATTCTTACGCATATTTCTCCGTGATCAATTGCGAGATGATCCAGTGGTTGATGAGATGCTTGAAGGATACGGCCCACTAGCCACATTTTCTGCGAGAATCGACATTCTGTATGCAATGGGCAACATCGATAAGGCAATACGAAGTGATCTAAATTTCATTCGAAAAATTCGCAATCATTTTGCGCACCATCCCGAGCAGACATCTTTTGATGAAAGCCCTATTCGTGATTTTTGTAGCAACCTATCAACTGCTAAAATAGGTATTGATCAAAATGGAAAGCAACATGTTCCTCCTAATGATCGCAGGCTTCATTATCTCTTAGCTATTGGGATGATTGTTGGACAAATTCACAATGCAATGCTTAAGGAAAAAACTAAAAAATTGCCCAACAATAACGGGATAGTCGAGTAG
- a CDS encoding cytochrome c peroxidase: protein MRLKQLQRAAICAGLMGCAANAAINITVVGDGSGYEETGLVAFRSTSVGKSFDADGNDEYGSAGTFFFGNNAGAGNGLGWSEHTQTGAEWATFAQGAQFSSVSEQAAYGPYDDPTLSGTDVADWALAGIGVALGSGVGAWAEVLTFTIDSTTPQQFRVGIMSGTQTTSSDGRWDPTGLRLSVDGGAPAEITGLPNTPDNTSGWAFFDVDLNGETSGTFSLEGQNRLAGQGTAISGVTFDVNPEAAAGMLVGYDFNSDAADMSDATVVAANMTASPLTSPMAIAFVSTVGDNSGEDAAGSAFGGTGTVGCVGIGVDDAVTGSFEDAVAGNDYISFTVTPDAGAVFQLSSITFKVTKKHVDSVDEYAVTDASGNLIGSSVIITNVVGLTGTYDGVVVDLSGTALETMTEATQFRIYAWGRGTTSTSSTLAALDKITLYGRAIAGVPPGVDNLSGVSNLLADAATLTGTLVSTGAASTQVWAYWGETDGGTNVGAWAHNADLGMLSPGDFSVQVDNLTTDTEYVYRCAASNQYGTVWSGLQSFTPSYPRISVDPAQMVEGDSGSSLAVFRVWLSRAYPEAISFTFSTADGLAGSADYEAQGDTLTFLPGETQMQIAITIWGDALDEGDEDFYFAIDSAEGAVIESGTARGVIFSDDRDFYLSPTELAADAVNGLLYIAESTAARVGVVDLANNTRLGSIDLPQHPSGLALSSDGATLYVTAGVSDGAVYVVDTASMQVTQTIPVGHTPRSPVLATGNRLYICERFLNTVAVVDLTTGSVADRIGVLREPFDAALTPDGSKLVVGNLLPHQPSTQTGVAASVSVIDTASGLVTASIVLPPGSHSLRDVAVSPDGGYAVVAHALGRYRVPANQIFRGWVNTSTLSIIDLASDTLYNTVELDDLDLGAANPWGTGFTADGGTLCIAHAGTHELSAVDWPGLLAKLSSATKNVCDDLSYLAGLRRRLPLPGNGPRDVAVVGTTVYAANYFSDSLSVADLADGQEYAAQEIEIGWVMPQTDVRLGMQLFHDATLSAQQWQSCTSCHPGGRNDGLNWDLLNDGFGNAKNAKSLLQAHYTAPTTWTGVRPNAETSVRAGIMFSHMIKWKNNEDLYLDAFLKAQQPVPSPYLVDGGLSAAAVRGETIFNARCTGCHSGDYLTDQELHDVGTGTTIDAGPFDTPSLIEVWRTGPYLHDGRAQTIRDVLEVFSHGSTAGLTETQIDDLVEYIKSL from the coding sequence ATGAGACTGAAACAACTGCAGCGTGCGGCGATCTGTGCCGGGTTAATGGGCTGCGCTGCGAACGCCGCAATCAATATTACGGTCGTCGGCGATGGATCCGGCTATGAAGAAACCGGTTTGGTGGCCTTCCGCTCAACGAGTGTCGGCAAATCGTTCGATGCCGACGGAAATGATGAATACGGTAGCGCCGGAACCTTTTTTTTTGGAAACAATGCGGGTGCCGGGAATGGCCTTGGCTGGTCGGAGCACACGCAGACGGGCGCGGAGTGGGCAACCTTTGCGCAAGGGGCGCAGTTTAGCTCCGTTAGTGAACAGGCGGCCTACGGCCCCTATGACGACCCCACTCTGAGCGGGACGGATGTGGCCGATTGGGCCCTCGCCGGGATTGGCGTAGCACTGGGTAGCGGTGTTGGGGCTTGGGCGGAGGTGCTGACTTTCACCATCGACAGCACTACGCCACAGCAGTTCCGAGTTGGCATCATGTCCGGCACGCAAACAACCAGCAGTGATGGCCGGTGGGATCCGACCGGGCTCCGCCTTTCGGTTGACGGCGGTGCCCCCGCCGAAATCACCGGTTTGCCGAATACGCCCGACAATACTTCCGGATGGGCCTTTTTCGATGTGGACCTGAATGGCGAAACCTCCGGAACCTTTTCGCTCGAAGGGCAAAACCGGTTGGCGGGCCAGGGGACCGCGATCAGCGGCGTGACCTTTGACGTGAATCCGGAAGCCGCAGCGGGAATGCTGGTTGGCTATGATTTTAACTCCGATGCGGCGGATATGAGTGATGCAACGGTGGTTGCCGCCAATATGACGGCTAGCCCGCTGACGTCTCCGATGGCCATCGCCTTCGTCTCGACGGTCGGCGATAACTCCGGGGAGGATGCCGCCGGTTCGGCCTTTGGCGGCACGGGTACGGTCGGATGCGTCGGTATCGGTGTGGATGATGCCGTTACGGGGAGCTTCGAGGATGCGGTTGCCGGAAATGATTACATTTCGTTCACCGTCACTCCTGATGCTGGAGCCGTATTTCAGCTTTCCAGCATCACCTTTAAGGTCACCAAGAAACATGTGGATTCGGTGGATGAATATGCTGTGACCGATGCTTCTGGCAACCTGATTGGCAGTTCGGTCATCATCACCAACGTGGTCGGCCTGACGGGAACCTACGATGGGGTGGTGGTGGATCTGTCCGGCACGGCGTTGGAAACCATGACCGAGGCCACGCAATTCCGCATCTATGCCTGGGGCCGGGGGACGACCTCGACATCCAGCACGTTGGCGGCGCTCGATAAAATCACGCTGTATGGCCGCGCCATTGCAGGAGTTCCTCCAGGTGTTGATAACCTGAGCGGTGTTTCCAACCTGCTTGCCGACGCCGCAACGTTGACCGGTACCCTCGTCAGCACAGGCGCCGCATCGACGCAGGTCTGGGCCTATTGGGGCGAAACCGATGGCGGTACGAACGTGGGCGCGTGGGCGCATAATGCCGATCTCGGCATGCTTTCCCCCGGCGATTTTTCGGTGCAGGTGGACAACCTGACGACGGACACGGAATATGTCTACCGCTGCGCCGCGTCGAACCAATATGGCACCGTCTGGTCGGGCCTCCAAAGCTTCACGCCCTCCTATCCGCGCATATCGGTGGATCCTGCCCAGATGGTTGAGGGCGATTCGGGATCATCGCTGGCCGTCTTCAGGGTTTGGCTTTCCCGCGCCTATCCGGAAGCGATTTCTTTTACCTTTTCCACGGCGGACGGGCTGGCCGGCTCGGCTGACTATGAGGCCCAAGGCGATACACTGACCTTCCTCCCGGGCGAAACGCAAATGCAGATTGCCATCACGATCTGGGGCGATGCGCTCGACGAAGGCGACGAGGATTTCTATTTCGCCATCGATTCGGCGGAGGGTGCGGTTATCGAAAGCGGAACAGCCCGGGGCGTAATCTTTTCGGATGACCGCGATTTCTATCTTTCGCCGACCGAGCTGGCGGCCGATGCCGTCAACGGCCTGCTCTATATCGCTGAGTCCACTGCGGCCCGTGTCGGGGTGGTTGATCTGGCGAATAATACGCGGCTGGGCTCGATTGATCTGCCGCAGCATCCTTCCGGCCTGGCACTCTCGTCGGACGGAGCCACGCTCTACGTCACCGCCGGGGTTTCCGATGGGGCGGTCTATGTGGTCGATACGGCCTCGATGCAGGTGACCCAAACCATTCCGGTCGGCCATACTCCGCGCTCTCCGGTACTGGCGACCGGCAATCGCCTCTATATTTGCGAACGGTTCCTCAATACCGTTGCCGTGGTCGATCTCACCACGGGCAGTGTTGCGGATCGGATCGGCGTGCTGCGCGAGCCGTTCGACGCGGCGCTCACGCCCGACGGCTCCAAGCTGGTGGTCGGCAATCTGCTTCCGCACCAGCCCTCCACCCAAACCGGCGTGGCGGCCTCCGTCAGCGTGATCGATACGGCGAGCGGACTGGTTACGGCCAGCATCGTGTTGCCGCCGGGCTCGCACAGCCTGCGGGATGTGGCGGTTTCGCCGGACGGTGGCTATGCCGTCGTGGCCCATGCGCTCGGGCGCTACCGCGTTCCGGCCAACCAGATTTTCCGCGGTTGGGTGAATACCTCCACCTTGAGCATCATCGACCTCGCGTCCGACACGCTCTACAACACGGTGGAGCTCGACGACCTCGATCTGGGCGCCGCCAACCCGTGGGGGACGGGCTTCACGGCCGATGGCGGAACGCTCTGCATTGCGCACGCAGGAACCCACGAGCTGAGCGCGGTCGACTGGCCGGGGCTGCTGGCCAAGCTCTCCTCCGCCACCAAAAACGTTTGCGACGATCTTTCCTATCTGGCGGGACTGCGCCGCCGCCTGCCGCTGCCGGGCAACGGCCCGCGCGACGTGGCGGTGGTTGGAACAACGGTCTATGCCGCGAACTATTTCAGCGATTCGCTTTCCGTTGCCGATCTGGCGGACGGGCAGGAATATGCCGCGCAGGAGATCGAAATCGGCTGGGTGATGCCCCAGACGGATGTCCGGCTCGGGATGCAACTGTTCCACGATGCCACGCTTTCCGCCCAGCAGTGGCAGAGCTGCACCAGCTGCCATCCCGGCGGCCGCAACGACGGACTCAACTGGGACTTGCTCAACGACGGCTTCGGCAATGCCAAAAACGCCAAGAGCCTGTTGCAGGCCCACTACACGGCGCCGACCACCTGGACGGGGGTGCGCCCGAACGCCGAGACATCGGTCCGGGCCGGCATCATGTTCAGCCATATGATCAAATGGAAAAACAATGAAGACCTCTATCTCGACGCATTCCTCAAGGCGCAGCAACCCGTGCCCAGCCCGTATCTGGTGGATGGCGGATTGAGCGCGGCGGCGGTTCGGGGGGAGACGATCTTTAACGCCCGTTGCACCGGTTGCCACAGCGGCGACTATTTAACCGACCAGGAGCTGCACGATGTTGGAACGGGAACGACCATCGATGCGGGGCCGTTCGACACGCCGAGCCTGATCGAGGTCTGGCGCACCGGGCCCTATCTGCACGACGGCCGCGCGCAAACGATTCGCGACGTGCTCGAGGTCTTTTCGCATGGAAGCACGGCGGGATTGACCGAAACCCAGATCGACGACCTCGTGGAATACATAAAGTCGCTTTAA
- a CDS encoding IS110 family RNA-guided transposase, with translation MQTTKANALYAGADLHGNNVFLSLCDQEGNTVFRKRVKANLAAVNAALDPFWDRIVALGVESTFNWYWFVDGLREKDRNVKLGNPAKMEQYKGIKITNDLTDADWLAEQLRLGIFPESYIYPKETRPVRDALRRRQLFVRRRTQVLLSFGGLLERYGLDAPGARKLEQWTLKDIQATGLDEFVQLQLETLLEAIRESDRLAKKVEQQVLAVAKPTKQYRRAQQVPGIGVALGMLVALESGDFSRFKSAGDYASYCRAVKSECSSNGKKKGKNNAKNGNRYLAWAFVEAATYAARFNPRIHAWYERKKRTSGVPKAKKALACKLAKAMWHVMNGKDFDEKLMFG, from the coding sequence ATGCAAACGACCAAAGCAAATGCACTATACGCAGGTGCCGACCTGCATGGAAACAATGTTTTCCTCTCCCTTTGTGATCAGGAGGGGAACACGGTGTTCCGCAAACGCGTGAAAGCGAACCTTGCGGCCGTCAATGCTGCGCTCGACCCGTTCTGGGATCGGATCGTGGCGCTGGGCGTGGAATCGACCTTTAACTGGTACTGGTTCGTCGATGGACTTCGCGAGAAAGACCGTAATGTAAAGCTGGGCAACCCGGCGAAGATGGAGCAGTACAAGGGGATCAAGATCACTAACGATCTGACGGATGCGGACTGGCTGGCCGAGCAGCTCCGGCTGGGTATCTTTCCGGAAAGCTACATCTATCCGAAGGAAACACGCCCCGTACGCGATGCATTGCGCAGAAGACAGCTGTTCGTGCGCCGTCGGACACAGGTGCTGCTGAGCTTCGGCGGCCTGCTCGAACGCTATGGCCTGGATGCACCGGGTGCGCGCAAGTTGGAACAGTGGACATTAAAAGATATTCAGGCCACCGGACTCGACGAATTCGTTCAGCTTCAGCTCGAAACCCTGCTTGAAGCCATCCGTGAGTCGGATCGCCTGGCGAAAAAGGTCGAGCAGCAGGTGCTGGCAGTCGCAAAACCGACAAAGCAATACCGACGGGCGCAGCAGGTTCCGGGAATCGGGGTTGCGCTGGGAATGCTTGTCGCCCTTGAGAGCGGGGATTTCAGCCGCTTCAAAAGCGCGGGCGACTACGCCTCCTACTGCCGGGCGGTAAAAAGTGAATGCAGTTCGAACGGAAAAAAGAAGGGTAAAAACAACGCGAAGAACGGCAACCGTTATCTCGCATGGGCATTCGTTGAGGCCGCAACCTATGCCGCGCGCTTCAACCCGCGCATCCACGCCTGGTACGAACGTAAAAAAAGAACGAGCGGCGTGCCTAAGGCGAAAAAAGCGCTGGCCTGCAAGTTGGCCAAGGCGATGTGGCATGTAATGAACGGAAAGGATTTTGATGAAAAGCTGATGTTTGGATAA
- a CDS encoding IS1595 family transposase — METYPKNLEELEVNFSTEEACRKFLFELRWPDGFRCPVCGGSDVWVLTNGLFKCRNCSRKTSVIACTVFEGTRKPLVTWFRMIWWVAGQKNGASALGLKRILGLGSYETAWTWLHKLRRAMVRPGQDRLTGTVQVDETFIGGVKPGKRGRGAEGKALVLIIAQEKGKATGRIRLRRIADASSDSLEAAIKETVEPGTLIKTDGWAGYNGVKGLGYEHKVIRKTADVGDNLLPLCHREASLIKRWLGGTHQGAVSHEHLGYYLDEYTFRFNRRKSRSRGLLFFRLLQNAVVVGHTGYNEIALSVRGRKPKHKM, encoded by the coding sequence ATGGAGACATATCCCAAGAATCTCGAAGAATTGGAGGTGAATTTTTCAACGGAAGAGGCTTGTCGGAAATTCTTGTTTGAGCTGCGCTGGCCGGATGGGTTCAGGTGCCCGGTCTGCGGTGGCTCAGATGTTTGGGTGCTGACGAACGGGTTGTTTAAATGCAGGAATTGCAGCCGGAAGACATCGGTAATCGCCTGTACGGTATTCGAGGGAACTCGCAAACCGCTGGTCACATGGTTCCGTATGATTTGGTGGGTAGCTGGCCAGAAGAACGGTGCCAGCGCCTTGGGCCTGAAACGCATACTCGGGCTGGGAAGCTACGAAACGGCCTGGACGTGGCTTCATAAGTTGCGGCGGGCAATGGTAAGACCGGGGCAAGATAGGCTGACGGGAACCGTTCAAGTGGATGAAACCTTCATTGGCGGGGTAAAGCCAGGCAAAAGAGGGCGCGGGGCGGAAGGCAAGGCATTGGTTCTGATCATTGCGCAGGAGAAGGGAAAGGCTACCGGGCGGATCCGTCTTCGGCGAATAGCGGATGCGTCGTCAGATAGCCTTGAGGCGGCGATAAAGGAAACCGTCGAGCCGGGGACATTGATTAAAACAGATGGATGGGCGGGCTATAATGGAGTGAAGGGTTTGGGATATGAACACAAAGTGATTCGTAAGACTGCGGATGTTGGAGACAATTTGCTGCCCTTGTGCCACCGGGAAGCAAGCTTGATCAAACGATGGTTGGGCGGAACGCATCAAGGAGCTGTCAGCCATGAGCATCTGGGCTACTATCTCGACGAATACACCTTTCGCTTCAACCGTCGTAAGTCTCGATCCCGTGGTTTGCTGTTCTTCCGCCTGTTGCAGAATGCCGTCGTAGTGGGTCATACAGGATATAATGAAATCGCTCTTTCGGTTAGAGGGAGAAAGCCAAAACACAAGATGTAG
- a CDS encoding sulfatase-like hydrolase/transferase, with product MRTNEVLIWIFGAALLLAGSVQAADVTVAIGNGTGESGTQVESGAFNASKNGLDALCGTLWGVANTANRDGMLYWTYSDLAGTTLPDTIQPGIYTFTATIGNNGDGAGFSGLNDISSGTNTDGGSVAGFFATAPGSDAETSKNNMLTEFNGLSGVTYMPPSGPDPATDAWTTWTFAWTVAEGSPVVGTDPFFGVYTKTGIDGGNGFWDDSVLGYTPASASARRISINFHVSDDADAQADHELTGSESAGAGAYATTNWNNIAVGSAGATSGTLFSPTVLADDSGDAGAATIAPSVSSSRFVGYCASSASGADELGLPGNDDDLFNSYLALGTSDAAVLQVTGISSNFTANGYRVVVYSDTDKRTAGDTRTSIFELTPGGGSAVTALTEDDGVTFDGTYVISDNANTGDDYSNYTVFEGLTADSFTLAVSSPDGGRGGISGLQIITGGGSLYAALNSDETWVTAGSEVTLSWLAYNADSVSIDQGVGDVTSLTTNGTGQVRVYPTATTTYTLSASNASAGSVQDSVTVTVGELPPVIHGFSANTHVVETNGTPVTLSWVVSGADTVSIVPDIGLVPSVGQTNLVVDAASIYTLTASRGTDSVSEVWRFNLAANRPNILLMLVDDYGPMDSSLLYAYDAYTDAGTPLQTAFNDFYHTPHMETLAANGMKFTQAYAMPMCSPTRVSLMTGYNSPRHGVTHHLNVYETIDNASFAITSHRGPNHWRYLGMGMNGTEDVALPQLLKDAGYHTFMVGKDHLSHVQEPDEIGFDVIDCALYKSTVLTPKAEVMIEDAVALGEPFFGYISWQDVHSGFYYATDATNDYSGAYNDSHAKFATMVESVDNSLGAIVAKLEEQGVAENTLIIFLGDNGSDSPALSDEYWPNGTAFDDYPMRGKKGSTYEGGIRVPLLVAWAAPDAGNSFQQVLSIPAGGVEHDIVTVEDIAPTILSAVGAAVPNMDGYDLTPYLRAEAGTHRPQKVLRHMPHEHRSNYFTCFRDGDWKILYRYHIDDNAAQGVSNEDYPEMSTPFELYNLADDPDESDNLVSSMPEKTLQMARAMARELDASWGDFGPLWPTLNPGLVSKPARPLVDDPFVIDFSVDGRDLVDSDGDGLADVLEDLDADGLVSATETSADASDTDGDGSDDYTELRLNLDPRDAAQAFVAEMALSGLTSFSLSWPSAPGTTFNILSGTNLQDAVENWQVAASNIPATAASNETTATVEALDADAAYYRIELNP from the coding sequence ATGAGAACGAATGAAGTGTTGATTTGGATTTTCGGAGCGGCTCTGCTGCTGGCAGGTTCGGTACAAGCCGCGGACGTCACGGTCGCCATCGGCAATGGCACCGGCGAAAGCGGAACGCAGGTCGAATCCGGCGCCTTTAATGCCTCGAAAAACGGATTGGATGCGCTATGCGGGACGCTCTGGGGCGTCGCCAATACGGCCAATCGCGACGGCATGCTCTATTGGACCTATTCCGATCTCGCGGGAACCACCCTGCCGGACACGATTCAGCCGGGCATCTATACCTTCACGGCCACGATCGGAAACAACGGGGATGGCGCCGGCTTTTCCGGCCTCAACGATATTTCATCGGGCACGAACACGGATGGCGGATCGGTTGCCGGCTTTTTTGCGACAGCCCCCGGCAGCGATGCGGAAACCTCCAAGAACAACATGCTAACGGAGTTCAACGGGCTTTCCGGCGTGACCTACATGCCTCCCTCCGGGCCGGATCCCGCCACCGACGCGTGGACCACCTGGACCTTCGCCTGGACGGTGGCCGAGGGCAGTCCCGTCGTCGGGACGGATCCCTTCTTCGGCGTATACACCAAGACGGGGATCGACGGCGGGAACGGATTCTGGGACGACTCGGTGCTGGGCTACACGCCGGCTTCCGCATCGGCTCGAAGGATCAGCATCAACTTCCATGTCTCCGACGATGCCGATGCGCAGGCCGACCACGAGCTGACGGGTTCGGAGTCCGCCGGGGCGGGGGCCTATGCCACCACCAACTGGAACAATATCGCCGTCGGGAGTGCCGGAGCAACCAGTGGAACCCTCTTCAGCCCCACCGTGCTGGCCGACGATTCCGGCGATGCGGGTGCAGCCACCATCGCGCCGTCTGTGAGCAGCTCCCGTTTTGTCGGCTATTGCGCCAGCTCCGCTTCCGGGGCCGACGAGTTGGGGTTGCCCGGCAACGACGACGACCTGTTCAACTCCTACCTCGCGCTGGGCACATCCGATGCCGCCGTGCTGCAGGTCACCGGCATCAGCAGCAACTTTACTGCGAACGGATACCGGGTGGTCGTCTACTCCGACACCGATAAGCGAACCGCTGGCGATACCCGGACTTCGATCTTCGAGCTGACTCCCGGTGGCGGCAGTGCCGTGACCGCGCTCACCGAAGACGACGGGGTGACGTTCGATGGAACCTATGTGATTAGCGACAACGCGAATACCGGCGACGACTACTCCAATTACACGGTTTTTGAGGGACTGACGGCCGATAGCTTTACGCTCGCGGTCAGTTCCCCCGATGGCGGGCGCGGCGGCATCAGCGGGCTGCAGATCATCACCGGCGGCGGAAGCTTGTATGCCGCTTTGAATTCCGACGAAACATGGGTCACGGCCGGTTCCGAGGTCACCTTGAGCTGGCTCGCATACAATGCCGACTCGGTTTCCATCGACCAAGGGGTCGGCGATGTCACATCGCTCACCACCAACGGAACGGGGCAGGTCCGCGTCTACCCAACGGCGACGACCACCTACACGCTCTCCGCATCCAACGCCAGTGCCGGATCCGTTCAGGATTCCGTAACGGTGACCGTTGGCGAACTGCCGCCCGTGATTCATGGTTTTTCGGCGAACACCCATGTGGTGGAAACCAACGGCACACCGGTGACGCTCTCCTGGGTGGTGTCCGGTGCGGACACCGTGTCGATTGTTCCGGATATCGGCTTGGTGCCTTCGGTGGGGCAGACGAACCTGGTGGTCGACGCCGCTTCAATTTATACGCTGACGGCATCGCGCGGGACGGACTCCGTTTCGGAAGTCTGGCGTTTCAATCTGGCCGCGAACCGGCCCAATATCCTGCTGATGCTGGTGGACGACTATGGCCCGATGGACAGCTCGCTGCTCTATGCGTATGATGCCTATACCGATGCGGGAACACCGCTGCAGACGGCGTTCAACGATTTTTACCACACCCCCCACATGGAAACGCTCGCGGCCAACGGCATGAAGTTTACACAGGCCTATGCCATGCCCATGTGCAGCCCGACCCGCGTGAGCCTGATGACGGGATACAACTCCCCGCGCCACGGCGTGACCCACCATCTCAATGTCTATGAAACCATCGACAACGCCTCGTTTGCCATAACGAGCCATCGCGGGCCGAACCACTGGCGCTATCTCGGCATGGGCATGAACGGAACGGAGGATGTTGCCTTGCCGCAGCTCCTGAAGGACGCCGGGTATCACACGTTCATGGTGGGGAAGGATCACTTGAGCCATGTTCAGGAGCCCGACGAAATCGGATTCGATGTAATCGATTGCGCCTTGTACAAGTCGACGGTCCTGACGCCGAAGGCCGAGGTGATGATCGAGGATGCCGTGGCCCTGGGCGAACCCTTCTTCGGTTACATTTCCTGGCAGGATGTCCACAGCGGATTCTACTACGCCACGGACGCCACCAACGATTACAGCGGGGCATACAACGACAGCCATGCAAAATTCGCAACCATGGTGGAGAGTGTCGATAATTCGCTCGGGGCGATTGTGGCCAAGCTGGAGGAGCAGGGGGTTGCGGAAAACACGCTGATCATTTTCCTCGGCGACAACGGCAGCGATTCACCCGCCTTGTCCGATGAATATTGGCCCAACGGCACCGCGTTCGATGATTATCCCATGCGCGGCAAAAAAGGATCCACCTACGAAGGCGGCATCCGGGTTCCGCTGTTGGTGGCGTGGGCTGCGCCTGATGCCGGCAACAGCTTCCAGCAGGTTCTGTCGATTCCGGCCGGCGGCGTCGAGCACGACATCGTCACGGTCGAGGACATCGCGCCGACCATTCTATCGGCGGTGGGCGCGGCCGTTCCAAACATGGACGGCTACGACCTGACGCCCTATCTGCGCGCCGAGGCCGGTACGCACCGCCCCCAGAAGGTCCTGCGCCACATGCCGCACGAGCACCGCAGCAACTATTTCACCTGCTTCCGCGATGGCGACTGGAAAATCCTCTACCGCTACCACATCGATGATAATGCGGCGCAAGGGGTTTCGAACGAGGACTACCCGGAAATGAGTACCCCGTTCGAACTCTATAATTTGGCCGACGATCCGGATGAGTCCGACAACCTGGTTTCCTCCATGCCGGAAAAAACCTTGCAAATGGCCCGCGCCATGGCACGGGAGCTCGATGCATCCTGGGGGGATTTCGGCCCGCTCTGGCCGACCCTCAATCCGGGGCTGGTCTCAAAGCCGGCCCGCCCGCTGGTAGACGATCCGTTCGTCATTGATTTCAGTGTGGATGGCCGCGACCTGGTCGATTCCGACGGCGACGGACTTGCTGACGTGCTCGAAGATCTCGACGCCGACGGCTTGGTGAGTGCAACGGAAACGAGCGCCGATGCTTCGGATACCGACGGCGACGGAAGCGACGATTATACCGAGCTGCGCCTGAATCTCGACCCGCGCGATGCGGCGCAGGCGTTCGTTGCCGAAATGGCGCTTTCGGGGCTCACGTCTTTCAGCCTCTCCTGGCCCTCCGCTCCGGGCACCACCTTCAACATTCTCTCGGGCACCAACCTGCAGGATGCCGTTGAAAACTGGCAGGTTGCCGCATCCAACATTCCGGCAACCGCGGCTTCGAACGAAACCACCGCGACCGTGGAGGCGCTGGATGCCGATGCCGCCTATTATCGAATCGAACTCAACCCCTGA